A single Kribbella aluminosa DNA region contains:
- a CDS encoding GNAT family N-acetyltransferase, with translation MTTEIRPVTPAEAAEYLRVLPYVNGFPQEEPEPSAWYAGSAAWPPQVPKTAADVDRYAEDLHADWFRPQAAFVDGKIAGGSAIVSVQLTVPGGRQVALGGVTSTAVLPTYRRRGLLRQIMSAMLDDCRERGEFLAGLSASEGTIYGRYGFSPATFQHRWEVRRTDAAFRDDFADPGSLDLVDAAAAAEVWPVLHEQVRAVRVGEISPLPGKWDGLGGLPADGSGLAHHLLHRDATGAVDGAAIFRLPWSPDPAQAGVLQVEALEALTVDAYRALWGLLLDFDLTKRVVAARRPVDEPLRWMLTNPRALKLTRTRDNLWLRILDVPAALEARTYAATDALVLEVESARWLLDAGPDGASCTPTDRAADLTLGANELGSLYLGGVRASEFACSRRVVEHTLGAVSRLDALLRPDRAPHNAVGF, from the coding sequence ATGACGACTGAGATCCGGCCGGTGACTCCTGCCGAAGCTGCGGAGTATCTGCGCGTGCTGCCGTACGTGAACGGTTTCCCGCAGGAAGAGCCCGAGCCGTCGGCCTGGTACGCCGGGAGTGCCGCCTGGCCGCCGCAGGTCCCGAAGACCGCTGCGGACGTGGACCGGTACGCCGAGGATCTGCACGCGGACTGGTTCCGCCCGCAGGCCGCGTTCGTGGACGGGAAGATCGCGGGCGGGTCGGCGATCGTCTCGGTCCAGCTGACCGTGCCGGGTGGCCGGCAGGTAGCACTCGGCGGTGTGACGTCGACGGCCGTGCTGCCGACGTACCGGCGACGCGGGCTGTTGCGACAGATCATGTCCGCGATGCTGGACGACTGCCGCGAGCGCGGTGAGTTCCTGGCCGGACTGAGCGCCAGCGAGGGGACCATCTACGGCCGGTACGGGTTCTCCCCGGCCACGTTCCAGCACCGCTGGGAGGTACGGCGTACCGACGCTGCGTTTCGGGACGACTTCGCCGACCCCGGTTCACTCGATCTGGTCGACGCCGCCGCAGCAGCTGAGGTATGGCCGGTGCTGCACGAGCAGGTGCGGGCTGTGCGTGTGGGGGAGATCAGTCCGTTGCCGGGCAAGTGGGACGGGTTGGGCGGGCTCCCGGCGGATGGCTCGGGCCTGGCGCATCACCTGCTGCACCGCGACGCGACAGGTGCAGTGGACGGCGCCGCCATCTTCCGGCTGCCCTGGTCGCCGGACCCGGCACAGGCCGGCGTACTGCAGGTGGAGGCGCTCGAAGCGTTGACGGTCGATGCTTACCGAGCGCTATGGGGCCTCCTGCTCGACTTCGACCTGACCAAGCGGGTGGTAGCCGCACGCAGACCGGTGGACGAGCCGCTGCGGTGGATGCTGACCAACCCGCGGGCGCTCAAGCTCACCCGTACCCGGGACAACCTGTGGCTGCGGATTCTCGACGTACCGGCGGCATTGGAGGCACGCACGTACGCCGCCACCGATGCGCTGGTGCTGGAAGTGGAGTCGGCGCGATGGCTGCTGGATGCCGGGCCGGACGGCGCCAGCTGCACGCCTACTGACCGAGCTGCGGACCTCACACTCGGCGCGAACGAGCTGGGCTCGCTGTACCTCGGCGGCGTACGCGCGAGTGAGTTCGCCTGCTCGCGCCGCGTCGTCGAGCACACACTCGGAGCCGTTTCCCGGCTGGACGCCTTGCTGCGACCGGATCGCGCTCCGCACAACGCCGTGGGTTTCTGA
- a CDS encoding FKBP-type peptidyl-prolyl cis-trans isomerase, which yields MRKLLSLVVVAALGASLVACGSGKKNEFDAAGLKVTSDFGQKPTITHRQGDPEKQLVTEVLKEGDGPVVTKGELLTANYLGQIWRDGKVFDNSYDRGAPSSFPIGVGGVISGWDEGLVGKKIGSRVLLSIPSDKGYKSTGNSQAGIKGDDTLIFVVDLVGAAANDTPLDAATVTPSTPTKISVTGALNAEPKVTVAPGTKPPAKPGKPVVFALGKGKPVEKSSQLIGRYVVYDYTGKKQASTWDPQPATAQSAAQPAAPTDQLQVGPGPSGQTGALDGLAGVPIGSRVLVELPASKDQAGKTVNAFAVIDILNAFPAAKQTGK from the coding sequence GTGCGCAAGCTGTTGAGTCTGGTCGTTGTCGCGGCGCTGGGGGCCTCCCTGGTGGCGTGCGGATCGGGCAAGAAGAACGAGTTCGACGCCGCCGGGCTCAAGGTGACCTCGGACTTCGGGCAGAAGCCGACCATCACGCACCGCCAAGGTGACCCGGAGAAGCAGCTGGTCACCGAGGTTCTCAAGGAGGGCGACGGCCCGGTGGTGACGAAGGGCGAGCTGCTCACCGCGAACTACCTGGGCCAGATCTGGCGGGACGGCAAGGTCTTCGACAACTCCTACGACCGCGGCGCGCCGTCGTCGTTCCCGATCGGGGTCGGCGGCGTCATCTCCGGCTGGGACGAGGGTCTGGTCGGTAAGAAGATCGGCAGCCGGGTGCTGCTCTCGATCCCGTCCGACAAGGGCTACAAGTCCACGGGCAACTCGCAGGCCGGCATCAAGGGCGACGACACGCTGATCTTCGTCGTCGACCTGGTCGGCGCGGCCGCCAACGACACCCCGCTGGACGCCGCAACGGTGACCCCGTCGACGCCGACCAAGATCAGCGTCACCGGCGCCCTGAACGCCGAGCCGAAGGTCACCGTCGCGCCCGGCACCAAGCCGCCGGCGAAGCCCGGCAAGCCAGTCGTGTTCGCGCTCGGCAAGGGCAAGCCGGTGGAGAAGTCCAGCCAGCTGATCGGCCGCTACGTGGTCTACGACTACACCGGCAAGAAGCAGGCCAGCACCTGGGACCCCCAGCCCGCCACCGCGCAGAGCGCCGCCCAGCCGGCCGCGCCGACCGACCAGCTCCAGGTCGGCCCCGGCCCGAGCGGCCAGACCGGCGCGCTCGACGGCCTGGCCGGCGTCCCGATCGGCAGCCGCGTCCTGGTCGAGCTCCCGGCCTCCAAGGACCAGGCGGGCAAGACGGTCAACGCATTCGCGGTGATCGACATCCTGAACGCCTTCCCGGCCGCGAAGCAGACCGGGAAGTAA
- a CDS encoding DUF3866 family protein translates to MIRWRDGVVAQVGRSWAGALELTVTIGEQTVRALAYPELVGAPVAGDRVLLNVGALDRGLGTGGYALVVAVPDRLPEDLPEHGHLVKARYTPLQTMVMGADEQDSPDHDVLRDADDLFGTPVVVADLHSALPAVLAGVYEARPTTRVVYVMTDGGALPLAFSRSVATLRDAGWLSGTVTVGQAYGGDREAVTVHTGLLTAVQVLTAELVVITQGPGNLGTGTRWGFSGVQSGEAVNAIGTLGGRAVASLRISEADPRPRHRGISHHSLTAYGRVALQPADVVVPDLDGDFGDAVRDAAEPLKARHHVVRVGVDGLYDAMQAAPVKLSTMGRGLDEDRAYFEAAAAAGRHAAGLVDVPARS, encoded by the coding sequence GTGATTCGTTGGCGGGACGGTGTGGTCGCACAGGTCGGGCGGAGCTGGGCCGGGGCGCTTGAGCTGACTGTGACGATTGGCGAGCAGACTGTGCGTGCACTGGCGTACCCGGAGCTGGTCGGTGCGCCAGTTGCGGGCGACCGTGTGCTGCTGAACGTAGGCGCCCTGGACCGCGGCCTGGGCACGGGCGGATACGCCCTGGTGGTCGCCGTACCGGACAGGCTCCCGGAGGACCTGCCTGAGCACGGGCACCTGGTGAAGGCGCGCTACACGCCGCTCCAGACGATGGTGATGGGCGCGGACGAGCAGGACTCCCCCGACCACGACGTACTGCGGGACGCTGACGACCTCTTCGGTACGCCGGTGGTGGTCGCCGACCTGCACTCCGCCCTGCCGGCTGTGCTGGCCGGTGTCTACGAGGCCCGGCCGACCACACGCGTCGTCTACGTGATGACTGACGGCGGCGCGCTCCCCCTGGCGTTCTCCCGGAGTGTGGCGACGCTACGGGACGCCGGGTGGCTCAGCGGCACTGTGACCGTCGGCCAGGCGTACGGCGGAGACCGTGAAGCGGTAACCGTCCACACCGGGCTGCTGACCGCAGTACAGGTGCTTACGGCCGAGCTGGTCGTGATTACGCAAGGCCCGGGCAACCTGGGTACCGGCACGCGCTGGGGCTTCTCCGGTGTGCAGTCCGGCGAGGCCGTGAACGCCATCGGCACCCTGGGCGGACGGGCGGTCGCCTCACTCCGCATCTCCGAGGCAGACCCGCGGCCGCGACACCGTGGCATCTCCCACCACAGCCTGACCGCGTACGGCCGGGTAGCACTCCAGCCGGCCGACGTCGTCGTACCGGATCTGGATGGGGACTTCGGCGACGCAGTACGCGACGCAGCCGAGCCCCTGAAGGCCAGGCACCACGTGGTCCGCGTAGGCGTCGACGGGCTGTACGACGCGATGCAGGCCGCCCCCGTGAAGCTGTCGACCATGGGCCGCGGCCTCGACGAGGACCGTGCGTACTTCGAGGCCGCTGCCGCCGCCGGACGCCATGCCGCCGGGCTGGTTGACGTGCCTGCACGTAGCTGA
- a CDS encoding helix-turn-helix transcriptional regulator codes for MSARKSERLLNVVICLLVARTYVTKERIREVVEGYAGQTDDAFEKMFERDKDELRDLGIPIEMGTIDKFFSDEVGYRIRRDVFELPEVHLEPDEAAVLGVAARVWQHAGLSEATTSAVLKLKAAGIQTDQSALSAIEPHVGASEPSFDPLWAAVVARQAVRFQHLRSGASEPTTRTLEPWGIVSWHGRWYVVGRDRDRQATRMFRMSRIGGAVKTVGEPGAFTVPEGTDLRSLVTELAPPRPTSEAKVRARTGSCVSLRRRANAIESYEEGWDLLHVPYADSSVLAEEIASYGTDAVVEGPGDVLDGVLWRLRTVAG; via the coding sequence GTGTCGGCGCGGAAGAGTGAGCGGCTGCTCAACGTGGTCATCTGCCTGCTGGTCGCGCGCACCTACGTGACCAAGGAGCGGATCCGCGAGGTCGTCGAGGGCTACGCCGGGCAGACCGACGACGCGTTCGAGAAGATGTTCGAGCGCGACAAGGACGAGCTGCGCGATCTCGGCATCCCGATCGAGATGGGCACCATCGACAAGTTCTTCTCCGACGAGGTCGGGTACCGGATCCGCCGCGACGTGTTCGAGCTCCCCGAGGTGCACCTGGAGCCGGACGAGGCCGCCGTGCTGGGAGTCGCCGCGCGGGTCTGGCAGCACGCCGGCCTGTCCGAGGCGACCACGTCCGCGGTGCTGAAGCTGAAGGCGGCCGGCATCCAGACCGACCAGTCGGCGCTGAGCGCGATCGAGCCGCACGTCGGCGCGTCCGAGCCGTCGTTCGACCCGCTGTGGGCGGCGGTGGTGGCGCGCCAGGCAGTCCGGTTCCAGCACCTGCGCAGCGGTGCGTCCGAGCCGACCACGCGGACGCTGGAGCCGTGGGGGATCGTCTCCTGGCACGGCCGGTGGTACGTCGTCGGGCGCGACCGCGACCGGCAGGCGACCCGGATGTTCCGGATGTCGCGGATCGGCGGCGCCGTGAAGACGGTGGGGGAGCCCGGCGCGTTCACCGTGCCGGAGGGGACGGACCTGCGCTCGCTGGTGACCGAACTGGCCCCGCCGCGGCCGACCTCCGAGGCGAAGGTGCGGGCGCGGACCGGGTCGTGCGTGAGCCTGCGCCGCCGCGCGAACGCCATCGAGTCGTACGAGGAGGGCTGGGACCTGCTGCACGTCCCGTACGCCGACTCGTCGGTGCTGGCTGAGGAGATCGCGTCGTACGGAACGGATGCGGTCGTCGAAGGACCGGGGGACGTGCTCGACGGCGTGCTGTGGCGTCTGCGGACGGTGGCGGGATGA
- a CDS encoding helix-turn-helix transcriptional regulator: MSSARDQVQRLLALVPYLRENDGARVDDVAKEFGVRPKQIIADLKVLWFCGLPGAQMGDLIEIDIEAAEGDGVIHINNADYLARPLRLAAAEALALLTALRTLREVTGGPDRDAVDRAIAKLERAAGEAAAASEGAAAHVHVEPAAPEIAETVNRGLATKRRLHLTYDVPSRDETTERDVDPMRLVVSEGRTYLEAWCRLAEDVRLFRLDRIADVKLLDLPSEPPPEATPRDLSNGMFQPSEQDLLATLRLAPPARWVAEYYPNESVEEAPENSLIVKLRVADVNWLQRLVLRLGGAATVLDPPDLSTQIAATARDALSAYDV; encoded by the coding sequence ATGAGTAGCGCGCGTGACCAGGTGCAGCGGCTGCTGGCGCTGGTGCCGTACCTGCGGGAGAACGACGGTGCCCGCGTCGACGATGTCGCCAAGGAGTTCGGCGTCCGGCCGAAGCAGATCATCGCGGACCTGAAGGTGCTGTGGTTCTGCGGGCTGCCCGGTGCGCAGATGGGCGACCTGATCGAGATCGACATCGAGGCGGCCGAGGGCGACGGCGTCATCCACATCAACAACGCGGACTACCTGGCCCGCCCGCTGCGGCTCGCCGCGGCCGAGGCGCTCGCCCTGCTGACCGCGCTCCGGACGCTGCGCGAGGTGACCGGCGGCCCGGACCGGGACGCCGTGGACCGAGCGATCGCGAAGCTGGAACGCGCCGCCGGTGAGGCCGCCGCCGCGAGCGAGGGCGCCGCGGCACACGTCCACGTCGAGCCGGCCGCGCCGGAGATCGCCGAGACCGTCAACCGCGGCCTCGCGACCAAGCGCCGCCTGCACCTGACGTACGACGTACCGTCACGCGACGAGACGACCGAGCGGGACGTGGACCCGATGCGGCTCGTGGTGTCCGAGGGGCGCACGTACCTCGAGGCCTGGTGCCGCCTGGCCGAGGACGTCCGGCTGTTCCGCCTGGACCGGATCGCCGACGTCAAGCTCCTCGACCTCCCGAGCGAACCACCGCCCGAGGCGACACCGCGCGACCTGTCGAACGGCATGTTCCAGCCCTCCGAACAAGACCTCCTGGCCACGCTCCGGCTGGCCCCGCCCGCGCGCTGGGTCGCGGAGTACTACCCGAACGAGTCCGTCGAAGAGGCCCCGGAGAACTCCCTGATCGTCAAACTCCGCGTCGCCGACGTCAACTGGCTGCAACGCCTGGTCCTCCGCCTCGGCGGCGCCGCCACGGTCCTCGACCCACCCGACCTCAGCACCCAGATCGCCGCCACCGCCCGCGACGCCCTCTCGGCGTACGACGTCTAA
- a CDS encoding winged helix DNA-binding domain-containing protein, whose protein sequence is MRRIGVAERRARLGRRHRLGAGCQAADPVAAAAAMVALHATDPATVHLSVAARVPGSEVAGTERALYDDRTLIRMLGMRRTVFVVPTPFAPVVQAACTDDIAVKQRKLLVKHLAEAEVAEDTEACGRWLAAVEESTATALALRGSATAQELSADEPRLRTRLSMAAGKSYAAQPYVTSRVLFQLSAEGRIVRGRPLGTWLSGQHQWSPSADWLPGGLGDKPPAEDARVTLARAWLTSFGPGTVADLQWYAGWTLGQSRKALAAVEAVEVDLDGQVGYVLPGDEDPEVPVDPWVAFLPGLDPTPMGWKERDWFLGPHKSKLFDSTGNIGPTIWSDGRIIGGWGQPESGEVRCHLLEDVGADVTALVASEAERWTTWLAGVRVTPRFRSPLEKQLSNG, encoded by the coding sequence ATGAGGCGGATCGGGGTGGCGGAGCGGCGGGCCCGGCTGGGGCGGCGGCACCGGCTCGGCGCGGGCTGCCAGGCGGCAGACCCGGTCGCGGCGGCCGCGGCGATGGTCGCCCTGCACGCGACCGATCCGGCCACCGTGCACCTGAGCGTGGCCGCGCGGGTTCCGGGGAGTGAGGTCGCGGGCACGGAGCGTGCGCTGTACGACGACCGCACGCTGATCCGGATGCTGGGCATGCGCCGTACCGTGTTCGTCGTACCGACGCCGTTCGCGCCGGTCGTCCAGGCGGCGTGTACGGACGACATCGCGGTGAAGCAGCGGAAGTTGCTGGTCAAGCACCTGGCCGAGGCGGAGGTCGCCGAGGACACGGAGGCCTGCGGGCGCTGGCTGGCGGCGGTCGAGGAGTCGACGGCGACCGCGCTGGCGCTGCGCGGGTCCGCGACCGCGCAGGAGCTGTCCGCCGACGAGCCGCGGCTGCGGACCCGGCTGAGCATGGCCGCCGGGAAGTCGTACGCCGCCCAGCCGTATGTGACGAGCCGTGTCCTGTTCCAGCTCTCCGCCGAGGGCCGGATCGTCCGCGGCCGCCCGCTGGGGACCTGGCTGAGCGGCCAGCACCAGTGGTCACCGTCCGCGGACTGGCTGCCCGGCGGGCTCGGCGACAAACCGCCGGCGGAGGACGCGCGGGTGACGCTCGCACGGGCATGGCTGACGTCGTTCGGCCCCGGCACCGTGGCCGATCTCCAGTGGTACGCCGGGTGGACGCTCGGCCAGTCCCGGAAGGCGCTGGCGGCGGTCGAAGCCGTCGAGGTGGACCTGGACGGCCAGGTCGGGTACGTGCTGCCCGGCGACGAGGACCCGGAGGTCCCGGTCGACCCGTGGGTCGCGTTCCTGCCCGGCCTGGACCCGACGCCGATGGGCTGGAAGGAACGCGACTGGTTCCTCGGCCCGCACAAGTCGAAGCTGTTCGACAGCACCGGCAACATCGGCCCGACGATCTGGTCCGACGGCCGCATCATCGGCGGCTGGGGCCAACCCGAGTCCGGCGAGGTCCGCTGCCACCTGCTGGAGGACGTCGGCGCCGACGTCACCGCCCTCGTCGCATCCGAGGCCGAACGCTGGACCACCTGGCTAGCCGGCGTCCGGGTCACGCCCCGCTTCCGCTCCCCGCTGGAGAAGCAGCTCAGCAACGGTTAG
- a CDS encoding twin-arginine translocase TatA/TatE family subunit, protein MAAPLLGMPQGAEWLVILAIVVLLFGSAKLPQLVKQLGKSKKIWEDEVGPRKNGELTEEASQQPAQPVQQPVQQAQAQPNQANGQAPGDGLPPTHTAN, encoded by the coding sequence ATGGCAGCACCGCTCCTCGGGATGCCTCAAGGCGCAGAGTGGCTCGTGATCCTCGCGATCGTCGTGCTGCTGTTCGGTTCGGCGAAGCTGCCGCAGCTGGTCAAGCAGCTCGGCAAGTCGAAGAAGATCTGGGAGGACGAGGTCGGTCCGCGGAAGAACGGCGAGCTGACCGAAGAGGCCTCGCAGCAGCCGGCCCAGCCGGTGCAGCAGCCGGTCCAGCAGGCCCAGGCGCAGCCGAACCAGGCGAACGGCCAGGCGCCGGGCGACGGCCTGCCGCCGACGCACACGGCGAACTGA
- the tatC gene encoding twin-arginine translocase subunit TatC, with the protein MTLREHIVELRNRLLISVLAIVVCTIAAWFIYYQALEILKQPFETAVRPFAENRGLKPQLTFQGVGDPLTFRIKVSAMLGLIVSGPIWLYQLWAFIAPGLHRTEKKWAYLFAAIAAPLFATGIALGYWTLPKGIAILLGFTPDQVQNLIELGKYLDFVIRTLLVFGVAFLIPLVVVLLNMVGVVPASALAKFRPYIIVAIFVFAAVATPSGDPFTMCLLAIPMTMLFLASEVIARINDKRRKVRNDELLAD; encoded by the coding sequence ATGACCCTGCGCGAACACATTGTCGAGCTCCGTAACCGGCTGCTCATCAGTGTGCTCGCGATCGTGGTGTGCACGATTGCGGCCTGGTTCATCTACTACCAGGCGCTGGAGATCCTCAAGCAGCCGTTCGAGACGGCCGTGCGGCCGTTCGCCGAGAACCGCGGCCTGAAGCCGCAGCTCACCTTCCAGGGCGTCGGCGACCCGCTGACGTTCCGGATCAAGGTGTCGGCGATGCTCGGCCTGATCGTGTCCGGGCCGATCTGGCTGTACCAGCTCTGGGCGTTCATCGCGCCGGGTCTGCACCGCACCGAGAAGAAGTGGGCGTACCTGTTCGCCGCGATCGCCGCGCCGCTGTTCGCGACCGGTATCGCGCTCGGCTACTGGACGCTGCCGAAGGGCATCGCCATCCTGCTCGGCTTCACCCCGGACCAGGTGCAGAACCTGATCGAGCTCGGCAAGTACCTGGACTTCGTGATCCGGACGCTGCTGGTGTTCGGCGTCGCGTTCCTGATCCCGCTGGTGGTCGTGCTGCTGAACATGGTCGGCGTGGTGCCGGCGTCCGCGCTGGCCAAGTTCCGGCCGTACATCATCGTGGCGATCTTCGTCTTCGCAGCCGTCGCGACGCCGTCCGGTGACCCGTTCACGATGTGCCTGCTGGCGATCCCGATGACGATGTTGTTCCTCGCCTCCGAGGTGATCGCGCGGATCAACGACAAACGCCGCAAGGTGCGCAACGACGAGTTGCTGGCGGACTAG
- a CDS encoding diacylglycerol/lipid kinase family protein, with translation MSRRIALVVNPTSGKGRGARIGPVVRERLAAAGLTVDVHTTTCAADVGRIAAEVVASGADAVALVGGDGTIHLGAQVLANSGMPFGVIPAGTGNDFARGLGVPLNDPAAAADLVVGGRIRAVDLAVVKDEFITTVVAGGFDSLVNRRANAMTWPKGNARYTLATLAELRTFKPLEYVVTIDGERLETPAMLVAVGTGPMYGGGLQICANAEIDDGLLDVTIIEPVSRLTLLQMFPKLSKGTHVGHPKVRMLRGRSVRIESPGITAYADGEPLGPLPVEIGIAPGALTVFH, from the coding sequence ATGTCTCGGCGGATCGCGCTGGTGGTCAACCCCACCAGCGGTAAGGGCCGTGGTGCCCGGATCGGCCCGGTGGTCCGGGAGCGGCTGGCGGCCGCCGGGCTGACGGTCGACGTACACACCACCACCTGCGCCGCCGACGTCGGCCGGATCGCCGCCGAGGTGGTCGCGTCCGGCGCGGACGCGGTCGCGCTGGTCGGCGGTGACGGCACGATCCACCTCGGCGCACAGGTGCTGGCGAACTCCGGGATGCCGTTCGGCGTCATCCCGGCCGGCACCGGCAACGACTTCGCCCGCGGTCTCGGCGTACCGCTGAATGATCCCGCCGCCGCGGCCGACCTCGTGGTCGGCGGCCGGATCCGGGCGGTCGACCTCGCGGTGGTGAAGGACGAGTTCATCACCACCGTGGTCGCGGGCGGCTTCGACTCGCTGGTGAACCGGCGCGCGAACGCGATGACCTGGCCGAAGGGCAACGCCCGCTACACGCTCGCGACCCTCGCCGAGCTCCGGACCTTCAAGCCGCTGGAGTACGTCGTCACGATCGACGGCGAGCGGCTGGAGACCCCCGCGATGCTGGTCGCGGTCGGGACCGGGCCGATGTACGGCGGCGGGCTGCAGATCTGCGCGAACGCCGAGATCGACGACGGCCTGCTGGACGTGACGATCATCGAGCCGGTGTCCCGGCTGACGCTGCTGCAGATGTTCCCGAAGCTGTCGAAAGGCACCCACGTCGGCCACCCGAAGGTGCGGATGCTGCGTGGCCGCTCGGTGCGGATCGAGTCGCCGGGGATCACGGCGTACGCCGACGGTGAGCCGCTCGGCCCGCTGCCGGTGGAGATCGGCATCGCTCCGGGCGCACTGACCGTCTTCCACTAG
- a CDS encoding chitosanase has protein sequence MENRPTRRTTLLLGLSLAAVPAAGLAASRYASPADAAVQVKATGLDDPAKKEIAMEIVCSAENSSLDWKAQYKYIEDIADGRGYTAGIIGFCSGTGDMLDLVELYSSRKPGNVLEKYLPALRKVNGSDSHKGLDPNFTKDWKTAAKDSAFQSCQNDERDRVYFNPAVKQGKADGIGTLGQFCYYDAIVMHGDGNDPTSFGGIRKRALSHAKPPSQGGNETTYLNAFLDARVWAMKQEEAHSDTSRVDTAQRVWLKKGNLALNTPLDWKVYGDPYHIS, from the coding sequence ATGGAGAACCGTCCCACCCGCCGGACCACGCTGCTGCTCGGTCTGTCGCTCGCCGCCGTTCCGGCCGCCGGACTCGCCGCCTCCCGCTACGCGTCGCCCGCCGACGCCGCGGTACAGGTGAAGGCGACCGGCCTCGACGATCCCGCGAAGAAGGAGATCGCGATGGAGATCGTCTGCAGCGCGGAGAACTCGTCGCTGGACTGGAAGGCGCAGTACAAGTACATCGAGGACATCGCCGACGGCCGCGGGTACACCGCGGGCATCATCGGCTTCTGCTCGGGAACCGGCGACATGCTCGACCTGGTCGAGCTGTACTCGAGCCGGAAGCCGGGCAACGTGCTGGAGAAGTACCTGCCGGCGCTGCGCAAGGTGAACGGCAGCGACTCGCACAAGGGCCTCGACCCGAACTTCACGAAGGACTGGAAGACCGCGGCGAAGGACTCCGCGTTCCAGTCGTGCCAGAACGACGAGCGCGACCGCGTGTACTTCAACCCGGCCGTCAAGCAGGGCAAGGCCGACGGGATCGGCACCCTCGGGCAGTTCTGCTACTACGACGCGATCGTGATGCACGGCGACGGTAACGACCCGACCAGCTTCGGCGGCATCCGCAAGCGCGCGCTCAGTCACGCGAAGCCGCCGTCGCAGGGCGGGAACGAGACGACGTACCTGAACGCGTTCCTGGACGCGCGCGTCTGGGCAATGAAGCAGGAGGAAGCCCACAGCGACACCAGCCGCGTCGACACCGCGCAGCGGGTCTGGCTGAAGAAGGGCAACCTCGCGCTGAACACCCCGCTGGACTGGAAGGTGTACGGCGACCCGTACCACATCAGCTAG
- a CDS encoding MarR family winged helix-turn-helix transcriptional regulator, translated as MTDLTALFTDLVRLETRIYNAVDARLKAEHELPLGQFEFLRSIASRDTARVFDLARELAITVGATSKAVDRLEAAGRIRRTANPDDRRSSLLELTDAGADALAAATPTVEAELQTWIGSVLPAPVLEQLATNLSMLRQRAEVDSRTDRAET; from the coding sequence GTGACTGATCTCACAGCACTGTTCACGGACCTGGTCCGGTTGGAAACGCGGATCTACAACGCCGTCGACGCCCGGCTGAAGGCGGAGCACGAGCTGCCGCTCGGCCAGTTCGAGTTCCTGCGCTCCATCGCGTCCCGCGACACCGCCCGGGTCTTCGACCTGGCCCGCGAGCTGGCGATCACCGTCGGCGCGACCAGCAAGGCCGTCGACCGGCTCGAGGCGGCCGGACGCATCCGGCGTACGGCGAACCCCGACGACCGCCGCTCGTCCCTGCTCGAGCTGACCGACGCGGGCGCCGACGCACTCGCGGCCGCGACGCCGACGGTCGAGGCGGAGCTGCAGACCTGGATCGGCTCGGTCCTGCCGGCACCGGTCCTCGAACAGCTCGCCACCAACCTCTCGATGCTCAGGCAGCGCGCGGAGGTCGACTCGCGCACCGACCGGGCCGAGACCTGA
- a CDS encoding alpha/beta hydrolase, which yields MSAEERQAARGMMQKSEVGRSPKEQRAGFDELFANRPLGDDVTLAERTIGGVPALDVRVEGADAAGVILYLHGGGYVIGSARTGANLAAPLSRRSGVPAVSLEYRLAPEHPFPAGIHDALAAYRELADQQVVIAGDSAGGGLALATLIAARAEGLPMPAGVVLFSPWTDVALTGPSIDARSDYDPLFSRAAMEESAELYLGGADPRNELASPVLADLKGLPPLLVQVGTAEVLLDDSLRLVARAAEQEVDVSLDVIAGAPHVFQYFAGLLPEADEALDHAATFIKNRLAATRTRSGAAG from the coding sequence ATGAGCGCTGAAGAACGCCAGGCAGCACGCGGCATGATGCAGAAGAGTGAGGTCGGCCGGTCGCCGAAGGAGCAGCGGGCCGGGTTCGACGAGTTGTTCGCGAACCGGCCGCTCGGCGACGACGTCACGCTGGCGGAGCGGACGATCGGCGGTGTGCCGGCCCTCGACGTACGGGTCGAGGGTGCGGACGCGGCGGGTGTGATCCTCTACCTGCACGGCGGCGGCTATGTGATCGGCTCCGCGCGGACCGGGGCGAACCTGGCCGCCCCGCTGTCCCGTCGCAGCGGTGTCCCGGCAGTTTCGCTGGAGTACCGGCTGGCGCCGGAGCACCCGTTTCCGGCCGGGATCCACGACGCGTTGGCGGCGTACCGGGAGCTGGCCGATCAGCAGGTCGTGATCGCGGGCGACTCGGCCGGCGGCGGCCTGGCGCTGGCGACCTTGATCGCGGCGCGCGCGGAAGGACTGCCGATGCCGGCCGGGGTGGTGCTGTTCTCGCCCTGGACCGACGTGGCGCTGACCGGTCCGAGCATCGACGCGCGGAGCGACTACGACCCGCTGTTCAGCCGCGCCGCCATGGAGGAGAGCGCCGAGCTCTACCTGGGCGGTGCGGACCCGCGGAACGAACTCGCCAGCCCGGTCCTCGCCGACCTGAAGGGCCTGCCGCCGTTGCTGGTGCAGGTCGGTACGGCGGAAGTCCTGCTCGACGACTCGCTCCGCCTGGTGGCCCGGGCCGCCGAGCAGGAGGTGGACGTCAGCCTCGACGTGATCGCCGGCGCGCCGCACGTGTTCCAGTACTTCGCCGGCCTCCTCCCCGAGGCCGACGAAGCCCTGGATCACGCGGCGACGTTCATCAAGAACCGGCTAGCTGCGACCAGAACCCGCAGTGGTGCTGCCGGCTGA